The following proteins are encoded in a genomic region of Streptomyces gobiensis:
- a CDS encoding type 1 glutamine amidotransferase yields the protein MSNSSLRLVWVYPDLLSTYGDQGNALVVERRARQRGLDVQRIDIRSDQQIPTSGDIYLIGGGEDRPQRLAAERLRRDGGLNRAVDNGAIIFSVCAGYQILGHEFINDLGEREPGLGLLDVTSSRGEADRCVGDVLADIDERLGLPQLTGFENHQGVTHLGPTARPLARVRLGRGNGTGDGTEGAWNDTVFGTYMHGPVLARNPHIADLMLKLALDVNALPPVDDRWYEALRAERIAAATQPA from the coding sequence ATGAGTAATTCGAGCCTGCGGCTGGTGTGGGTCTACCCCGACCTGCTGAGCACGTACGGTGACCAGGGCAATGCCCTGGTGGTGGAGCGGCGCGCGCGGCAGCGCGGGCTGGACGTCCAGCGCATCGACATCCGCTCCGACCAGCAGATCCCCACATCCGGGGACATCTATCTGATCGGCGGCGGGGAGGACCGCCCGCAGCGGCTGGCGGCTGAGCGGCTGCGGCGTGACGGAGGGCTGAACCGCGCGGTGGACAACGGCGCGATCATCTTCTCGGTGTGTGCGGGCTACCAGATTCTGGGACATGAGTTCATCAACGACCTGGGCGAGCGGGAACCTGGGCTTGGGCTGCTGGATGTGACCAGCAGCCGCGGTGAGGCGGACCGGTGCGTCGGTGACGTACTGGCCGATATCGACGAGCGGCTGGGGCTGCCCCAGCTCACGGGCTTTGAGAACCACCAAGGGGTGACGCATCTGGGACCGACCGCACGGCCGCTGGCCCGGGTGCGGCTGGGCAGGGGCAATGGCACGGGTGATGGAACCGAGGGGGCGTGGAACGACACGGTCTTCGGTACCTATATGCACGGTCCGGTGCTGGCCCGGAACCCGCACATCGCCGATCTGATGCTCAAGCTGGCGCTGGACGTCAACGCGCTGCCGCCCGTGGACGACCGCTGGTACGAGGCGCTGCGCGCCGAGCGGATCGCGGCGGCGACCCAGCCCGCCTGA
- a CDS encoding urease accessory protein UreD, producing MTVCPGTGVTATARITAAPDGRGGTTLPDLVSDGPLALRRTRAHGRHAEVTLVGAMSAPLGGDRLSLVTTVRPHAVLHITTAAATVALPGRTADPAHYDTTHTVGDGAELRWLPEPLISAHGCDLRMTTRVHLAATARLVLREEQILGRTGETSGRLTTRLTVHRDGRPLLDQELSYGPGVPGWDSGAVLAGHRAVGQFLLVDPALEKRPAAPRLLGETAVLTPLSGPALLITAVAPDALQLRRALDDLSASALS from the coding sequence ATGACCGTCTGCCCTGGCACCGGGGTCACCGCCACCGCCCGTATCACCGCCGCCCCCGACGGCCGAGGCGGCACTACCCTGCCCGACCTGGTCAGCGACGGCCCACTCGCCCTGCGCCGCACCCGCGCCCACGGCCGCCACGCCGAGGTGACCCTCGTCGGCGCGATGAGCGCACCCCTCGGCGGCGACCGGCTCAGTCTCGTCACCACCGTCCGGCCGCACGCCGTTCTGCACATCACCACCGCCGCCGCCACCGTCGCCCTGCCCGGCCGCACCGCCGACCCAGCCCACTACGACACCACACACACCGTCGGCGACGGAGCCGAACTCCGCTGGCTCCCCGAACCACTCATCTCCGCACACGGCTGCGACCTGCGGATGACGACCCGCGTCCACCTCGCCGCCACCGCCCGTCTCGTCCTGCGCGAGGAACAGATCCTCGGCCGCACAGGAGAAACCTCCGGCCGCCTCACGACCCGCCTCACCGTCCACCGCGACGGGCGGCCCCTTCTCGACCAGGAACTCTCCTACGGGCCCGGAGTTCCCGGCTGGGACAGTGGCGCTGTCCTCGCAGGCCACCGTGCTGTCGGCCAGTTCCTCCTCGTCGACCCCGCCCTGGAGAAGAGACCCGCCGCACCACGGCTCCTGGGCGAAACCGCCGTACTCACCCCGCTGTCCGGCCCTGCCCTGCTCATCACCGCCGTCGCCCCGGACGCGCTCCAGCTGCGCCGAGCCCTCGACGACCTCAGCGCCTCAGCCCTCAGCTGA
- a CDS encoding urease accessory protein UreF, whose protein sequence is MTRAALLILADGRFPAGGHAHSGGAEAAVAAGRITDAATLADFCHGRLHTTGLTAAAFAAAACAGHDPLALDTAADARTASPALRRTARKLGRQLMRAARATWPSAELDALAAAHPRGAHQPVVLGLTARAAGLQPLDAAHTAAYESVSGPATAAVRLLSLDPFDATAVLARLAPDLDTVAQRAAEAAQADTIDTLPAASTPLLDLTAEQHATWPVRLFAS, encoded by the coding sequence ATGACCCGGGCAGCCCTGCTCATACTCGCCGACGGCCGCTTCCCCGCAGGCGGACACGCCCACTCCGGCGGAGCCGAAGCGGCCGTCGCGGCAGGCCGTATCACCGATGCCGCCACCCTCGCCGACTTCTGCCACGGCCGGCTCCACACCACCGGCCTCACCGCCGCGGCCTTCGCCGCAGCCGCCTGCGCCGGTCACGACCCCCTCGCGCTCGACACGGCCGCCGACGCCCGCACCGCCTCACCCGCGCTGCGCCGCACCGCCCGCAAGCTCGGCCGCCAGCTGATGCGCGCCGCCCGCGCCACCTGGCCCTCCGCTGAGCTCGACGCCCTCGCCGCCGCCCACCCACGCGGCGCCCACCAGCCCGTCGTCCTCGGCCTCACCGCCCGCGCCGCCGGACTCCAGCCCCTGGACGCCGCCCACACCGCCGCGTACGAGTCGGTCTCCGGCCCCGCCACCGCCGCCGTACGCCTCCTCAGCCTCGACCCGTTCGATGCCACCGCCGTCCTCGCCCGGCTCGCCCCCGACCTCGACACGGTCGCCCAGCGCGCCGCTGAGGCAGCACAGGCGGACACCATCGACACGCTCCCCGCCGCATCGACCCCGCTCCTCGACCTCACCGCCGAACAGCACGCCACCTGGCCCGTACGCCTCTTCGCCTCGTAG
- a CDS encoding cytochrome c oxidase assembly protein: protein MDHSDHGMTMDLPPFTLQRGLEFTGEPFFLVSCLLALVLYGWGVIRLRRRGDAWPVGRTVAFVLGVLMVALVMCTALNDYGMVLFSVHMVQHMVISMLAPILLLLGAPVTLTLRALPSAGRGRKGPRELLVALLHSRYMRVVTHPAFTIPMFIASLYALYFTPVFDFLMGSKPGHIAMMVHFLAVGLVFFWPIMGVDPGPHRPGYVMRMLELFAGMPFHAFFGIALMMASEPMVKAYANPPESLGVNALADQNAAGGIAWAFSEIPSVIVLIALVFQWYLSEQRQARRQDRAADRDGDRELAEYNAYLATLRARGR from the coding sequence ATGGATCACAGCGACCACGGCATGACCATGGACCTGCCGCCGTTCACGCTGCAGCGGGGGCTGGAGTTCACCGGTGAGCCGTTCTTCCTGGTCAGCTGCCTGCTGGCGCTGGTCCTGTACGGCTGGGGGGTCATCCGGCTGCGCAGGCGCGGGGATGCCTGGCCGGTGGGCCGTACGGTCGCCTTTGTGCTGGGCGTGCTGATGGTCGCCCTGGTGATGTGCACCGCCCTGAACGACTACGGCATGGTGCTGTTCAGCGTGCACATGGTCCAGCACATGGTGATCAGCATGCTGGCGCCGATCCTGCTGCTGCTGGGCGCTCCGGTGACACTGACGCTGCGGGCGCTGCCCTCGGCGGGCCGCGGCCGCAAGGGGCCGCGGGAGCTGCTGGTGGCGCTGCTGCACAGCCGCTATATGCGGGTGGTCACGCACCCGGCGTTCACGATCCCGATGTTTATCGCCAGCCTGTACGCCCTGTACTTCACGCCGGTGTTCGACTTCCTGATGGGGTCCAAGCCAGGGCACATCGCGATGATGGTGCACTTCCTGGCGGTGGGGCTGGTCTTCTTCTGGCCGATCATGGGAGTGGATCCCGGGCCGCACCGGCCGGGGTATGTGATGCGGATGCTAGAGCTGTTCGCCGGTATGCCATTCCACGCCTTCTTCGGTATCGCGCTGATGATGGCGTCCGAGCCGATGGTGAAGGCTTACGCCAACCCACCGGAGTCGCTCGGGGTGAACGCGCTGGCGGACCAGAACGCGGCGGGTGGTATCGCCTGGGCGTTCAGTGAGATCCCGTCGGTCATCGTGCTGATCGCGCTGGTCTTCCAGTGGTACCTCTCCGAGCAGCGGCAGGCGCGGCGCCAGGACCGGGCGGCGGACCGGGACGGAGACCGGGAACTGGCGGAGTACAACGCTTATCTCGCGACGCTGCGGGCACGCGGGCGGTAG
- a CDS encoding lysophospholipid acyltransferase family protein, translating into MFYYVLKYVLLGPFLRLLYRPRIEGLEHIPAEGAAIVAGNHLSFSDHFLMPAILRRRITFLAKAEYFTGPGLKGRMTAAFFRSAGQIPVDRSGRQAARAAIEEGLGVLRRGELLGIYPEGTRSHDGRLYKGRVGVAAMALGAGVPVIPCAMVGTFEIQPPGRVVPRIGRVTIRFGKPLDFSRFAGMAEERAVLRAVTDEIMYAILGLSGQEYVDMYAPDAKAEQSRRSTDT; encoded by the coding sequence GTGTTCTATTACGTGCTCAAGTACGTGCTGTTGGGGCCGTTTCTGCGGCTGCTGTACCGGCCGCGGATCGAAGGACTTGAGCACATACCGGCCGAGGGCGCGGCGATTGTCGCGGGGAACCATCTCTCGTTCTCCGACCACTTCTTGATGCCAGCGATCCTGCGGCGCCGGATCACCTTTCTCGCCAAGGCCGAGTACTTCACGGGGCCGGGGCTGAAGGGGCGGATGACCGCGGCGTTCTTCCGCAGCGCTGGGCAGATCCCCGTGGACCGCTCCGGGCGGCAGGCCGCGCGTGCCGCGATCGAGGAGGGGCTCGGGGTACTGCGGAGGGGTGAGTTGCTCGGCATTTATCCGGAGGGGACGCGGTCACACGACGGACGGCTGTACAAGGGGCGAGTCGGGGTAGCCGCTATGGCGCTGGGCGCCGGGGTGCCGGTGATTCCCTGCGCCATGGTGGGCACCTTCGAGATTCAGCCGCCTGGCCGGGTGGTGCCACGGATCGGGCGGGTGACCATCCGGTTCGGCAAGCCACTCGACTTCTCGCGTTTCGCCGGGATGGCTGAGGAGCGAGCGGTGCTGCGGGCGGTCACGGATGAGATCATGTACGCGATTCTGGGGCTGTCCGGGCAGGAGTACGTCGATATGTACGCGCCTGATGCCAAGGCCGAGCAGTCACGGCGGAGCACAGACACATAG